A section of the Numida meleagris isolate 19003 breed g44 Domestic line chromosome 16, NumMel1.0, whole genome shotgun sequence genome encodes:
- the PDCL gene encoding phosducin-like protein translates to MTTLDDKLLGEKLQYYYSSSEGEDEDSEKEDKEGESSIPESVGEVELSSDGSAVNTGPKGVINDWRRFKQLETEQRQEQRREMERLIKKLSMTCRSHLDEETDKQKQKELQEKINGKMTLQEYNMIHNGEDDEEFLQRYRKQRMEEMRQQLYSGQQFKQVFEITSGEAFLDTVDKEHKSTLIMIHIYEDDIPGAESLNGCMICLAAEYPTVKFCRVKSSLIGASARFTNNALPALLVYKAGELIGNFVRITDQLGEDFFAVDLEAFLQECGLLPEKDLVLLTSIHNPSACYSEDSDLEID, encoded by the exons ATGACTACGTTGGATGATAAACTACTGGGCGAGAAGCTCCAGTATTATTACAGCAGTAGTGAGGGTGAGGATGAAGACAGTgagaaggaagacaaagaagGGGAGAGCTCCATTCCTGAAAGCGTTGGGGAAGTAGAGCTTAGCAGCGATGGCAGTGCAGTCAACACAG GTCCAAAAGGAGTCATTAATGACTGGCGAAGGTTTAAACAACTGGAGACAGAGCAGAGACAGGAGCAGCGCAGAGAAATGGAACGACTCATAAAGAAGTTGTCTATGACATGTAGATCTCACTTAGATGAAGAGACAGataagcagaaacagaaagagcttcaggaaaaaatcaATGGAAAG ATGACGTTACAAGAATATAACATGATTCACAACGGTGAAGATGATGAGGAATTTCTACAGCGATACAGGAAGCAGCGAATGGAGGAGATGAGGCAGCAGCTGTACAGTGGGCAGCAATTTAAACAGGTTTTTGAGATTACCAGCGGAGAAGCGTTTTTGGACACGGTTGATAAAGAGCATAAGAGCACTCTGATCATGATCCATATTTATGAAGATGATATCCCTGGCGCTGAATCCCTGAATGGCTGTATGATCTGTCTGGCTGCTGAGTATCCAACAGTTAAATTTTGCAGAGTAAAGAGTTCGCTCATTGGGGCCAGCGCTCGCTTTACCAATAATGCTCTGCCAGCTTTGCTGGTCTATAAGGCAGGTGAGCTCATCGGCAATTTTGTGCGGATCACTGACCAGCTCGGAGaagatttttttgctgtagaCCTGGAGGCATTTTTGCAGGAGTGTGGTCTGCTTCCAGAAAAAGACCTAGTGCTCCTGACTTCTATACATAATCCATCTGCATGTTACAGTGAAGACAGTGATCTGGAAATAGACTGA
- the RC3H2 gene encoding roquin-2 isoform X1: protein MPVQAAQWTEFLSCPICYNEFDENVHKPISLGCSHTVCKTCLNKLHRKACPFDQTAINTDIDVLPVNFALLQLVGAQVPDHQTVKLSNVGENKHYEVAKKCVEDLALYLKPLSGGKGVASLNQSALSRPMQRKLVTLVNCQLVEEEGRVRAMRAARSLGERTVTELILQHQNPQQLSANLWAAVRARGCQFLGPAMQEEALKLVLLALEDGSALSRKVLVLFVVQRLEPRFPQASKTSIGHVVQLLYRASCFKVTKRDEDSSLMQLKEEFRSYEALRREHDAQIVHIAMEAGLRISPEQWSSLLYGDLAHKSHMQSIIDKLQSPESFAKSVQELTIVLQRTGDPANLNRLRPHLELLANIDPNPDAASPTWEQLENAMVAVKTVVHGLVDFIQNYSRKGHETPQPQPNSKYKTSMCRDLRQQGGCPRGTNCTFAHSQEELEKYRLRNKKISATVRTFPLLNKVGVNSTVSTTTGSVISVIGSPEATGKMVPSTNGIANLESGVPQLIPRCADTSLRALENTKKAGKSGANGQNVSGSPTESLPENKIGSPPKTPVSQAAATSAGPPNIGTEVNSVPPKSGQFVPRVPVYPPHSDNVQYFQDPRTQLSYEVPQYPQTGYYPPPPTVPAGVAPCVPRFVRSNNVPESSLPPASVPYADHYSTFPPRDRLNSPYQPPPPQPYGPVPPVPSGMYAPVYDSRRIWRPQMYPRDDIIRSNSLPPMDVMHSSVYQTSLRERYNSLDGYYSVACQPPNEQRTVPLPREPCGHLKTGYDEQLRRKPEQWAQYHTQKTPLVSSTLPMATPSPTPPSPLFSVDFNTEFSESVSDLSGTKFEEDHLSHYSPWSCGTIGSCINAIDSEPKDVIANSNAVLMDLDSGDVKRRVHLFETQRRAKEEDPIIPFSDGPIISKWGAISRSSRTGYHTTDPIQATASQGSATKPISVSDYVPYVNAVDSRWSSYGSDSASSARYAERDRFIVTDLSGHRKHSSTGDLLSIELQQAKSNSLLLQREANALAMQQKWNSLDEGGRLTLNLLSKEIDLRNGETDYSEDCADTKPDRDIELELSALDTDEPDGQGEQIEEILDIQLGISSQDDQLLNGTTVENGHPLKQHQKESMEQKRQSLGEDLVILEEQKTILPVTSCFSQPITTSVSNASCLPISTSVSVGSLILKTAHIMSEDKNDFLKPVANGRMVNS, encoded by the exons ATGCCTGTGCAGGCAGCTCAGTGGACAGAATTTCTGTCCTGCCCAATCTGCTACAACGAGTTTGATGAGAATGTGCACAAACCCATCAGCTTAGGTTGCTCTCACACTGTCTGTAAGACCTGCCTGAACAAGCTCCATCGCAAGGCATGTCCTTTCGACCAGACTGCCATCAATACAGACATCGATGTTCTTCCTGTAAACTTTGCACTCCTCCAGTTAGTTGGAGCCCAG GTACCTGATCATCAGACAGTAAAGTTGAGTAATGTAGGAGAGAACAAACATTATGAAGTAGCAAAGAAATGTGTTGAGGATTTGGCACTCTACTTAAAGCCATTAAGTGGAGGAAAAG GTGTTGCTAGCTTGAATCAGAGTGCACTGAGCCGTCCAATGCAAAGGAAGCTTGTGACGCTGGTGAATTGTCAGCTGGTAGAGGAAGAGGGTCGAGTTAGAGCTATGAGAGCAGCTCGATCACTGGGCGAGAGAACCGTTACAGAATTGATCTTGCAGCACCAAAATCCTCAGCAGCTTTCTGCCAATCTTTGGGCTGCTGTCAGGGCACGAGGATGTCAGTTTCTAGGGCCAG CTATGCAAGAGGAGGCACTGAAACTTGTATTACTGGCACTGGAAGATGGCTCCGCACTCTCAAGAAAAGTTCTGGTTCTTTTTGTTGTGCAAAGGCTAGAACCAAGATTTCCTCAGGCCTCTAAAACAAGCATTGGTCATGTTGTGCAGCTACTGTATAGAGCATCATGCTTTAAG GTCACTAAAAGGGATGAAGATTCTTCTCTGATGCAACTTAAAGAAGAGTTTCGGAGTTACGAGGCTTTGCGGAGAGAACATGATGCCCAAATTGTTCACATTGCCATGGAAGCAGGACTTCGAATATCACCAGAACAATGGTCTTCCCTTCTTTATGGTGACTTGGCACATAAATCACACATGCAATCCATTATTGACAAG CTCCAATCTCCAGAGTCTTTTGCAAAGAGTGTACAAGAACTGACGATCGTCTTGCAGCGCACAGGTGATCCTGCAAACTTAAACAGGCTGAGGCCTCATTTAGAGCTCCTGGCAAACATAGACCCAAATCCAG aTGCAGCATCTCCAACATGGGAGCAGCTGGAAAATGCAATGGTGGCTGTAAAGACAGTAGTACATGGGCTGGTGGATTTCATTCAGAATTACAGTAGAAAAGGCCACGAAACTCCACAG CCACAACCAAAtagcaaatacaaaacaagtaTGTGCCGAGACCTTCGACAGCAAGGGGGATGTCCAAGAGGAACCAACTGTACATTTGCTCATTCTCAGGAAGAGCTTGAAAA ATACCGCTTgaggaacaaaaaaatcagtgcaaCAGTGAGAACATTCCCCCTTCTAAATAAAGTTGGCGTTAATAGCACCGTCTCAACCACTACAGGAAGCGTAATTTCTGTCATAGGAAGCCCTGAAGCAACAGGGAAGATGGTGCCAAGTACTAATGGAATAGCTAATCTAGAAAGTGGTGTTCCCCAATTGATCCCTCGCTGTGCAGACACCTCCTTGAGAGCTCTGGAAAACACCAAGAAGGCAGGGAAGAGTGGAGCCAATGGCCAGAATGTTTCTGGATCCCCTACAGAATCGCTCCCTGAAAA taaaattgGTTCTCCACCTAAGACTCCTGTAAGCCAGGCAGCAGCTACCTCAGCTGGTCCTCCTAATATTGGAACAGAAGTGAATTCTGTGCCTCCAAAATCCGGCCAGTTTGTTCCCAGAGTTCCTGTTTACCCTCCACATTCTGATAACGTTCAGTATTTCCAAGATCCCAGAACTCAGCTATCATATGAAGTTCCACAGTACCCACAGACAG GATACTATCCACCACCTCCAACAGTACCAGCTGGCGTGGCTCCCTGTGTTCCTCGCTTTGTGAGGTCCAATAATGTTCCAGAATCCTCCCTCCCACCTGCTTCCGTGCCATATGCCGATCATTACAGTACATTTCCACCTCGAGATCGACTGAATTCTCCTTACCAACCTCCTCCTCCGCAGCCGTATGGACCAGTTCCTCCTGTCCCTTCTGGAATGTATGCTCCAGTTTATGACAGCAGGCGCATCTGGCGCCCACAGATGTACCCACGAGATGATATTATTAGGAGCAATTCTTTACCTCCCATGGATGTGATGCACTCATCTGTCTATCAGACATCATTACGTGAGAGATACAACTCTTTGGATGGGTATTACTCTGTGGCTTGTCAACCTCCGAACGAACAGAGGACTGTGCCTTTACCAAGG GAGCCTTGTGGTCACTTGAAGACTGGGTATGATGAACAATTACGACGGAAGCCAGAACAGTGGGCACAATATCACACACAGAAAACTCCTCTTGTATCATCGACCCTTCCTATGGCAACTCCATCTCCAACGCCACCTTCTCCTCTCTTCAGTGTAGATTTCAACACAGAG TTCTCTGAGAGTGTCAGTGATTTGAGTGGAACTAAATTTGAGGAAGATCATCTCTCTCACTATTCACCGTGGTCTTGTGGCACAATTGGCTCTTGTATAAATGCTATCGACTCAGAGCCCAAGGATGTGATTGCCAATTCAAATGCTGTGTTAATG GATTTGGACAGCGGGGATGTTAAAAGGAGAGTGCATTTATTTGAAACTCAGAGAAGGGCAAAGGAAGAAGATCCTATAATCCCATTTAGTGATGGACCGATCATTTCCAAGTGGGGTGCAATCTCCAGGTCATCCCGCACGGGTTATCACACAACAGATCCAATTCAGGCCACTGCTTCCCAAGGAAGTGCAACTAAGCCCATCAGTGTATCAG ATTATGTTCCTTATGTCAATGCTGTTGACTCAAGATGGAGTTCTTATGGCTCAGATTCAGCTTCATCAGCACGTTATGCAGAACG GGACAGATTCATAGTTACAGATTTGTCTGGTCACAGAAAGCATTCCAGCACTGGAGATCTATTAAGTATTGAATTACAGCAG gcCAAAAGTAACTCATTATTACTTCAGAGAGAGGCAAATGCACTAGCCATGCAACAGAAGTGGAATTCTCTAGATGAAGGCGGTCGACTTACCTTAAATCTTTTAAGCAAGGAAATTGATTTGAGGAATGGTGAG aCTGATTATAGTGAAGACTGTGCTGATACAAAGCCAGATCGAGACATTGAATTGGAGCTATCTGCCCTTGATACAGATGAACCTGATGGGCAGGGTGAACAAATAGAA GAGATTCTGGATATACAGCTAGGTATCAGCTCTCAAGATGATCAGCTGCTCAATGGAACAACTGTAGAGAATGGGCATCCACTAAAGCAGCACCAGAAAGAATCTATGGAACAGAAGAGACAAAGTTTAGGTGAAGAccttgtgattct gGAGGAGCAGAAAACAATCCTGCCCGTAACTTCTTGCTTCAGTCAGCCGATCACAACATCTGTTAGCAATGCAAGCTGCCTGCCCATCAGCACATCAGTCAGTGTTGGCAGCCTCATTTTGAAAACTGCTCACATTATGTCTGAggataaaaatgactttttaaagcCTGTTGCAAATGGCAGGATGGTTAACAGCTGA
- the RC3H2 gene encoding roquin-2 isoform X2: protein MPVQAAQWTEFLSCPICYNEFDENVHKPISLGCSHTVCKTCLNKLHRKACPFDQTAINTDIDVLPVNFALLQLVGAQVPDHQTVKLSNVGENKHYEVAKKCVEDLALYLKPLSGGKGVASLNQSALSRPMQRKLVTLVNCQLVEEEGRVRAMRAARSLGERTVTELILQHQNPQQLSANLWAAVRARGCQFLGPAMQEEALKLVLLALEDGSALSRKVLVLFVVQRLEPRFPQASKTSIGHVVQLLYRASCFKVTKRDEDSSLMQLKEEFRSYEALRREHDAQIVHIAMEAGLRISPEQWSSLLYGDLAHKSHMQSIIDKLQSPESFAKSVQELTIVLQRTGDPANLNRLRPHLELLANIDPNPDAASPTWEQLENAMVAVKTVVHGLVDFIQNYSRKGHETPQPQPNSKYKTSMCRDLRQQGGCPRGTNCTFAHSQEELEKYRLRNKKISATVRTFPLLNKVGVNSTVSTTTGSVISVIGSPEATGKMVPSTNGIANLESGVPQLIPRCADTSLRALENTKKAGKSGANGQNVSGSPTESLPENKIGSPPKTPVSQAAATSAGPPNIGTEVNSVPPKSGQFVPRVPVYPPHSDNVQYFQDPRTQLSYEVPQYPQTGYYPPPPTVPAGVAPCVPRFVRSNNVPESSLPPASVPYADHYSTFPPRDRLNSPYQPPPPQPYGPVPPVPSGMYAPVYDSRRIWRPQMYPRDDIIRSNSLPPMDVMHSSVYQTSLRERYNSLDGYYSVACQPPNEQRTVPLPREPCGHLKTGYDEQLRRKPEQWAQYHTQKTPLVSSTLPMATPSPTPPSPLFSVDFNTEFSESVSDLSGTKFEEDHLSHYSPWSCGTIGSCINAIDSEPKDVIANSNAVLMDLDSGDVKRRVHLFETQRRAKEEDPIIPFSDGPIISKWGAISRSSRTGYHTTDPIQATASQGSATKPISVSDYVPYVNAVDSRWSSYGSDSASSARYAERDRFIVTDLSGHRKHSSTGDLLSIELQQAKSNSLLLQREANALAMQQKWNSLDEGGRLTLNLLSKEIDLRNGETDYSEDCADTKPDRDIELELSALDTDEPDGQGEQIEEILDIQLGISSQDDQLLNGTTVENGHPLKQHQKESMEQKRQSLGRSRKQSCP from the exons ATGCCTGTGCAGGCAGCTCAGTGGACAGAATTTCTGTCCTGCCCAATCTGCTACAACGAGTTTGATGAGAATGTGCACAAACCCATCAGCTTAGGTTGCTCTCACACTGTCTGTAAGACCTGCCTGAACAAGCTCCATCGCAAGGCATGTCCTTTCGACCAGACTGCCATCAATACAGACATCGATGTTCTTCCTGTAAACTTTGCACTCCTCCAGTTAGTTGGAGCCCAG GTACCTGATCATCAGACAGTAAAGTTGAGTAATGTAGGAGAGAACAAACATTATGAAGTAGCAAAGAAATGTGTTGAGGATTTGGCACTCTACTTAAAGCCATTAAGTGGAGGAAAAG GTGTTGCTAGCTTGAATCAGAGTGCACTGAGCCGTCCAATGCAAAGGAAGCTTGTGACGCTGGTGAATTGTCAGCTGGTAGAGGAAGAGGGTCGAGTTAGAGCTATGAGAGCAGCTCGATCACTGGGCGAGAGAACCGTTACAGAATTGATCTTGCAGCACCAAAATCCTCAGCAGCTTTCTGCCAATCTTTGGGCTGCTGTCAGGGCACGAGGATGTCAGTTTCTAGGGCCAG CTATGCAAGAGGAGGCACTGAAACTTGTATTACTGGCACTGGAAGATGGCTCCGCACTCTCAAGAAAAGTTCTGGTTCTTTTTGTTGTGCAAAGGCTAGAACCAAGATTTCCTCAGGCCTCTAAAACAAGCATTGGTCATGTTGTGCAGCTACTGTATAGAGCATCATGCTTTAAG GTCACTAAAAGGGATGAAGATTCTTCTCTGATGCAACTTAAAGAAGAGTTTCGGAGTTACGAGGCTTTGCGGAGAGAACATGATGCCCAAATTGTTCACATTGCCATGGAAGCAGGACTTCGAATATCACCAGAACAATGGTCTTCCCTTCTTTATGGTGACTTGGCACATAAATCACACATGCAATCCATTATTGACAAG CTCCAATCTCCAGAGTCTTTTGCAAAGAGTGTACAAGAACTGACGATCGTCTTGCAGCGCACAGGTGATCCTGCAAACTTAAACAGGCTGAGGCCTCATTTAGAGCTCCTGGCAAACATAGACCCAAATCCAG aTGCAGCATCTCCAACATGGGAGCAGCTGGAAAATGCAATGGTGGCTGTAAAGACAGTAGTACATGGGCTGGTGGATTTCATTCAGAATTACAGTAGAAAAGGCCACGAAACTCCACAG CCACAACCAAAtagcaaatacaaaacaagtaTGTGCCGAGACCTTCGACAGCAAGGGGGATGTCCAAGAGGAACCAACTGTACATTTGCTCATTCTCAGGAAGAGCTTGAAAA ATACCGCTTgaggaacaaaaaaatcagtgcaaCAGTGAGAACATTCCCCCTTCTAAATAAAGTTGGCGTTAATAGCACCGTCTCAACCACTACAGGAAGCGTAATTTCTGTCATAGGAAGCCCTGAAGCAACAGGGAAGATGGTGCCAAGTACTAATGGAATAGCTAATCTAGAAAGTGGTGTTCCCCAATTGATCCCTCGCTGTGCAGACACCTCCTTGAGAGCTCTGGAAAACACCAAGAAGGCAGGGAAGAGTGGAGCCAATGGCCAGAATGTTTCTGGATCCCCTACAGAATCGCTCCCTGAAAA taaaattgGTTCTCCACCTAAGACTCCTGTAAGCCAGGCAGCAGCTACCTCAGCTGGTCCTCCTAATATTGGAACAGAAGTGAATTCTGTGCCTCCAAAATCCGGCCAGTTTGTTCCCAGAGTTCCTGTTTACCCTCCACATTCTGATAACGTTCAGTATTTCCAAGATCCCAGAACTCAGCTATCATATGAAGTTCCACAGTACCCACAGACAG GATACTATCCACCACCTCCAACAGTACCAGCTGGCGTGGCTCCCTGTGTTCCTCGCTTTGTGAGGTCCAATAATGTTCCAGAATCCTCCCTCCCACCTGCTTCCGTGCCATATGCCGATCATTACAGTACATTTCCACCTCGAGATCGACTGAATTCTCCTTACCAACCTCCTCCTCCGCAGCCGTATGGACCAGTTCCTCCTGTCCCTTCTGGAATGTATGCTCCAGTTTATGACAGCAGGCGCATCTGGCGCCCACAGATGTACCCACGAGATGATATTATTAGGAGCAATTCTTTACCTCCCATGGATGTGATGCACTCATCTGTCTATCAGACATCATTACGTGAGAGATACAACTCTTTGGATGGGTATTACTCTGTGGCTTGTCAACCTCCGAACGAACAGAGGACTGTGCCTTTACCAAGG GAGCCTTGTGGTCACTTGAAGACTGGGTATGATGAACAATTACGACGGAAGCCAGAACAGTGGGCACAATATCACACACAGAAAACTCCTCTTGTATCATCGACCCTTCCTATGGCAACTCCATCTCCAACGCCACCTTCTCCTCTCTTCAGTGTAGATTTCAACACAGAG TTCTCTGAGAGTGTCAGTGATTTGAGTGGAACTAAATTTGAGGAAGATCATCTCTCTCACTATTCACCGTGGTCTTGTGGCACAATTGGCTCTTGTATAAATGCTATCGACTCAGAGCCCAAGGATGTGATTGCCAATTCAAATGCTGTGTTAATG GATTTGGACAGCGGGGATGTTAAAAGGAGAGTGCATTTATTTGAAACTCAGAGAAGGGCAAAGGAAGAAGATCCTATAATCCCATTTAGTGATGGACCGATCATTTCCAAGTGGGGTGCAATCTCCAGGTCATCCCGCACGGGTTATCACACAACAGATCCAATTCAGGCCACTGCTTCCCAAGGAAGTGCAACTAAGCCCATCAGTGTATCAG ATTATGTTCCTTATGTCAATGCTGTTGACTCAAGATGGAGTTCTTATGGCTCAGATTCAGCTTCATCAGCACGTTATGCAGAACG GGACAGATTCATAGTTACAGATTTGTCTGGTCACAGAAAGCATTCCAGCACTGGAGATCTATTAAGTATTGAATTACAGCAG gcCAAAAGTAACTCATTATTACTTCAGAGAGAGGCAAATGCACTAGCCATGCAACAGAAGTGGAATTCTCTAGATGAAGGCGGTCGACTTACCTTAAATCTTTTAAGCAAGGAAATTGATTTGAGGAATGGTGAG aCTGATTATAGTGAAGACTGTGCTGATACAAAGCCAGATCGAGACATTGAATTGGAGCTATCTGCCCTTGATACAGATGAACCTGATGGGCAGGGTGAACAAATAGAA GAGATTCTGGATATACAGCTAGGTATCAGCTCTCAAGATGATCAGCTGCTCAATGGAACAACTGTAGAGAATGGGCATCCACTAAAGCAGCACCAGAAAGAATCTATGGAACAGAAGAGACAAAGTTTAG gGAGGAGCAGAAAACAATCCTGCCCGTAA